From Triticum urartu cultivar G1812 chromosome 2, Tu2.1, whole genome shotgun sequence, a single genomic window includes:
- the LOC125536523 gene encoding bet1-like protein At4g14600 produces the protein MANPMYGSGPLRSRNASSSDEIQLRIDPVHGDLDEEIDGLHSRVRMLKGVAQEINSEAKFQNDFLNQLQLTLTKAQAGVKNNMRRMNKSIIQQGSNHIVHVVLFALLCFFVVYLLSKFSRR, from the exons ATGGCCAACCCGATGTACGGCTCCGGGCCGCTTCGATCCAG GAACGCGTCGAGCTCGGACGAGATCCAGCTGCGGATCGACCCGGTGCATGGCGATCTTGACGAGGAGATCGACGGGTTGCACTCGAGGGTTCGCATGTTGAAAGGC GTCGCCCAAGAGATAAACTCCGAGGCCAAATTCCAGAATGATTTCCTCAACCAACTG CAACTGACCCTTACGAAAGCTCAGGCTGGAGTGAAGAATAACATGCGAAGGATGAACAAAAGCATCATCCAGCAGGGCTCCAATCATATTGTCCATGTTGTCCTATTTGCTCTGTTATGTTTCTTTGTTGTCTATCTTTTGTCAAAGTTCTCTAGAAGATAG